The following DNA comes from Mycobacteroides immunogenum.
GGTGCAGGGCGCGCAGTACGAGGATCTGCGGCGGCAGGCGGCACGCGGGCTCGAATCCCTTGCCAGTGCGCAGGGCCGGGGGTTTGACGGTTATGGCATCGGTGGCGCGCTGGAGAAGCAGAATCTCGGCACCATCGTCGGTTGGGTGACATCCGAACTGCCCGAACACAAGCCACGTCACCTGCTAGGGATCAGTGAGCCCGACGATCTTTTCGCCGCGGTCGCGGCGGGGGCCGACACCTTCGACTGTGTGTCTCCGTCGCGGGTCGCACGCAACGCCGCCGTCTACACCCGCGACGGCAGGGTGAACATCACCGGCGCCAGGTACCGCCGGGACTTCACGCCCATCGACGCCGAATGTGACTGCTACACCTGCGCGCATTACACGCGGGCCTACCTGCACCATCTGTTCAAGGCCAAGGAGATCCTGGCCTCCACCTTGGCCACCGTCCATAACGAGCGGTTCACCATAGGACTGGTCGACCGCATCCGCGCCAGCATCGTGGACGGCTGCTTCGATGAGCTGCGGGAAGACACGTTGGGCCGCTACTACCGCTGAGCAAGAAAGCTCAGGCGCATCTCAGCATCCCGACGCACACTGGACGCATGCCTACTACGACCGACCCGGGCACTCTGCTGCTTCAGGTGCTCGACCCGGCCAATCGTGCGAATCCGTACCCCGTCTACCGGCAGTTGGTCGAGCAGACACAGGCCGGTCCGGTGCACCCGCCGGAGATGGGCGTAAGCGTGCTGGCAACTTTCGCGGACTGCAATGCTGTGCTGCGCCATCCGCAGGCGTCGTCGGACCGCCGCAAGTCGAAGATCGTCCAACGACAGCTTGCGCAGAATCCCAACCTGGTCGGCAAGCCCTCGTTCTTGGGGCTGGATGCTCCCGACCACACCCGGTTGCGCAAGTTGGCTTCGAAGGCGTTCGCCCCCAAGGTAATCAACGCGATGGCCGAAGATATCCAGACCCTGGTGGATCAGCTGGTGGAGGACATCGCCCGGCGCGGAACCTTCAATCTGGTCACGGATTTCGCATACCCGCTGCCCGTCGCGGTGATCTGCCGAATGCTAGGGGTCCCCATCGAGGACGAGCCGGAGTTCGGCAGGGCCTCGGCGCTGCTTTCCCAGGGATTGGACCCGGTGTACGCGTTGACCGGACAGTCGCCCGCCAACATGGACGAACGGTTCCGGGCCGCGCATTGGATGTGGGACTACTTCGTCGACCTCATCGCGGCACGGCGGCGCAATCTCGGTGACGATCTGTTGTCCGCGCTGATCCAGGTGGAAGAGGCCGGTGATCAGCTCACCGAGGAGGAGATCATCTCCACCTGCACCCTGCTGCTCATCGCCGGACACGAGACGACCGTCAACCTGATCGCCAACGCTTCACTGGCCATGCTGCGTGCTCCCAAGCAGTGGAAGCTGTTGGGACAGAACGCTGATCGCGCGCCCCTGGTTGTCGAAGAGACGCTGCGCTACGACCCGCCGGTGCACATGGTGGCCCGTGTCGCCGAGGGCGACATGTCCATTCGCGACTTCACACTGCCCAGTGGAGAGTGGGTGCTGTTGATGCTCGCTGCCGCGCAACGCGATCCGGAGGTCGGTCCCGACCTGGACGTCTTCAATCCTGACCGTGCCGAGATCAAGCACCTGGCCTTCGGGCATGGACCACACTTTTGTCTGGGTGCTCCGCTGGCCCGGCTGGAGGCCAAGCGGGCATTGAGCTCGATCACCGCGCGGTTCCCGGAAGCCCGGCTTATCGGTGAGCCCACCTACAGGCCTAATGTCACGCTGCGCGGGCTCGCCGATCTTCCGGTGAGCATCGGCTAGCGCGCGACCGACTTCTCCAGACGCTGTTCCAGCCGGTCCTGCACGACCGACATCGCCATGCAGACGATCCAGTAGTAGACCCCGGCGGTGACGTACAGCGTGAAGAACTGGAAGGTCGGCGCGGCGGCCACCTGCGCCGTACGCATCACGTCGGTCACCAGAATCGCCGAGGCCAGCGAGGTGTCCTTCACCAGTGAGATCAATGTGTTCGACAGGGGCGGTATCGCCACCCTGCTGGCTTGCGGAATGACGATGCGCCACAACGTGGTGCTGTAACTCATGCCCAGGCTGGAGGCGGCCTCCCACTGCCCGCGGGGGATGCTCAGGATCGACGAGCGGATGATTTCCGCGGCATAGCCGCCCACGTTGAGACTGAACGCGATGACGGCGGCGGGGAACGGGCTTATCTTCACCCCGAACTCGGGCAGTGCGAAGAAGATCAGAAACAGCTGCAAGAGCAGCGGCGTGCCGCGGATGATCGAGATGTAGACGCGGGCCAGACCGGATATCAGGCGATGATCGGACATCCGGGCCAGCGCCACCCCCAGAGCCAGCACCAGCCCGATCGCGAAACTGATGGCGGTCAGGGGCAGGGTGACGGTGAGCATGGCACGCGCCATGGGCCACAGATTATCCAGTACCAGCTGGGTGTTGGAACCGACCTTACCGGAATTATTTTGTATAGCTTGGTCTTTGGTGGACCCGCTGGCGTCGGCCTTGAGGTACTTCTGCGAGATGCGGGTCAGAGTTCCGTCGGCCGCCAGTTGGTCCAGGGCCCTGTTGAGATCGGGCAGCAGGCCGCTGTTCTTGCGGGCCGCGAACGCCTGCTCGCTGCGCTGGCCGGTGGTCCCGGTGATCTTCACGGCAGGGTCGCCGGTACTGGCCAGGTAGGCGTAGACCGCGATGCTGTCGTTGATCACGACGTCGACCCGCCCCTGGCTCAGCAGCGTGATGGATTGCGTGAAGCCCTCCACAGCCTCCACGCGGGCGCCGGCGTCGCGGGCGAGCTGTGACCAGTTGCTCGTCGCGTTTTCAGCCGCCACCTTGCCCCGGACATCGGCCAGGCTGTGAATGGTGTCGTCATTGGCGCGGGTGACGATCACGCCCTCGCCGACGGCGTACGGGGTGGACAGGTCGTACTTGGCTTTGCGTGCCGGGGTGATCGTGACTTGGTTGGCGACGACGTCGAACCGTTCGGCATCCAGCCCGGCGAAGATCGCGTCCCAGGGAATCTCGACGAATTCCACCGGGCGACCCAGCTTCTCACCGACAGCGCGGGCCACGTCCACGTCGTAGCCGGTCAGCTCGCCGGTACGCCCATCGTGAAAGCTGAACGGCGCGTATACGCCCTCGGTGCCGACGCGCAGCGGTTCTTGGCTGGGGCCGGCGCAACCGGCTACCGCCATCAGTGCGAGAAGCGCAAGCACGATGGCACGAAGCACCGCGGGAGGCTAACACGTTTCGCGCACCTTCAGGCAGCTTCGGATCAGCCCGGGTATATCCACGGCTCGTGTGGAATGTGCCCGGCATCGAATTGGGCCAGCAGATCGGCGGCATCGCTTGCCGTGTATCCCAGCGAGTCACAGATCATCGCGAACGCCCGATCCGCACCGAGATCGGCAATGGTCACCGCACCATCGCGTTTGGCCAGGCGGGCTCCCGCGGTGTTGAGCACCAGGGGAACATGGGCATAGGACGGCACCGGATAACCCAGCAGCCCAGCCAGATAGGCCTGTCGCGGCGCGGAGGCCAGCAGGTCATCGCCGCGCACCACCTGATCGACACCCTGTTCGTGATCGTCGACCACCACCGCGACGTTGTAGGCGGTGACCCCATCGCCGCGGCGCACCACGAAATCGTCGACCAGACCGGTGTATTCACCGTGCAACAGGTCGTGCACGGTGAACGGGGCATTTTCCGTGCGCAGCCGCAACGCGGGCGGGCGCTGTGCGCGGCGCTGGGCACGTTCGGACTCCGGCAGGTCGCGGCAGGTGCCCGGATAGGCGCCGGGTGCGGAATGCGGTGCCGTCGGGGCCTGGGCGATATCTTTTCTGCTGCAATAGCATTCGTAGAGCAAGTGGTGGGAGTTGAGCAAGGAGACCACCTGGTCGTAGGTGTGGGTGCGATCCGACTGCCACACCACGGGCAGCTCCCACCGCACGCCGATGGCGGCGAGGTCGGCCAGCTGGCGCTGCGCCACCGCGGAGCTGGTGCGGGTATCCAGATCCTCTACCCGCATGAGGAACCGGCGCCCCGTCGAGCGCGCGAGCAGCCATGCCAACAGCGCCGTACGCAGATTTCCTATGTGCAGGTCACCCGATGGGCTCGGTGCGAAGCGTCCGGCTCCCGTCACACCAGGCCCGGAACAATATCGTTGAGGCTGAAGGCGATCGGCCGCTCAAGCTGTTCATACGTGCACGATCTGGGTTCGCGGTCCGGGCGCCAGCGGTTGAACTGCGCGGTATGCCGGAACCGCACGCCCTCCATATGGTCATAGCGCACCTCCACCACCCGTTCCGGGCGCAGCGCGACGAAGGACAGATCTTTACCGGCGTTCCAGCGAGAGCCGGCGTTCTTCTGCGGGGTGCGCTCGCCGGCCTCGTGGGCGGCCCAGTTCCACGGATGATTCTCCAGAGCGGTGACCAATGGCTGCAGCTCCTGGAACAGGCGCTTGCGCTCGGCCATCGGGAACGCGCCGATCACGCCTACCGAGGCCAGTGCGCCATCGTCCTGGTACAGCCCCAGTAGCAGCGATCCGATGGCGTCGTTCCCGGATTTGTGCACCCGATATCCGGCGACCACACAATCGGCGGTTCGCTCCGGCTTGATCTTGAACATCACCCGCTTGTCGGGTTGGTAGGCAATGGTCAATGGCTTCGCGATGAGGCCGTCGGTGCCGGCGCCCTCGAATTCCTCGAACCAGCGCTGTGCCACGGCCTGATCGGTGGTGGCGGGGGTTAGGTGGATCGAGGTGCCGGCCCCGGACAGCGCGCCGGTCAGCGCGGCGCGCCGCTCACTGAACGGACGCACGGTGTAGTCCTCGTCGCCCAGTGCCAGCAGATCGAACGCGATGAAGGAGGAGGGCGTCTGCTCGGCCAGCAGCCTGACTCGTGAATCTGCCGGATGGATCCGCTGTTGCAGTGCCTCGAAATCAAGCCCTGCCGCCGTGGCGATCACGATCTCGCCGTCGATGACACATCGCGGTGGTAGTTCGGCGCGAACCGCCGCCACCAGCTCGGGAAAGTACCGGGTCAGCGGCTTTTCGTTGCGGCTGCCCAGCTCCACCTCGTCGCCGTCACGAAACACGATCGACCTGAACCCATCCCACTTGGGCTCGTAGGAGGCGTCAGCCGGAATTTTTGCGACAGGTTTGGCGAGCATTGGCGCGATTGGCGGCATGACGGGCAGGTCCATTCCCATATGATGACGGTAATGCCCACGCCCGCCGAGGAACTGGATGTCGACGGCATCGCCGTCCGATTGAGCAACCCTGACAAGGTGTATTTCCCTGAGTTGGGGGCCGAGGGCGGCACCAAGCGCCATCTCGCGGAGTACTACCGGACCGTCGCGCTGGGTCCGATGATGAGCGCGGTGCGAAACCGTCCCACCCATCTGCAGCGCTTCCCCGACGGCATCGACGGCGAAGAGATTTACCAAAAGCGGCTGCCGAAGCACTTTCCTGATTACCTGGACAGTTGCGAAGTCACCTTTCCCTCCGGGCGCACCGCCGAGGTGCTACGGGTGACCAAGCCCGCCGCGATCGTGTGGGCGGCGCAAATGGGCACCGTGACGATGCATCCGTGGCAGGTTCGCTACCCGGATCTGGATCATCCGGATGAGCTGCGCATTGACTTGGACCCGCAGCCGGGAACCGGATTCGACGAGGCCAAGGCGGTCGCGCTTGATGTGTTGCGCCCGCTGCTGGACGAACTGGGATTTGTCGCCTATCCGAAAACATCCGGGGGCCGCGGTATCCACGTGTATCTGCGCGTCGAACCGCGCTGGGACTTCATCGAGGTGCGCCGCGCCGGTATCGCGCTGGCCCGCGAGGTGGAACGCCGCGCACCTCAGCAGGTGACCACGTCATGGTGGAAGGAAGAACGCGGGGAGCGCATCTTCATCGACTTCAACCAAAACGCCCGCGACCGCACCATGGCCTCGGCGTACTCGGTGCGACGCACCCCCATCGCCACTGTCTCCACCCCGTTGACGTGGGACGAACTCGTCGATGCCGAACCCGATGATTTCACCATCGCGACCGTTCCCGAGCTGCTGCGCAAACGGCCAGACCCCATGGCGGATATGGACGATCTGCCGCAGTCGATAGAGCCGCTGCTCGAGATGGTAGAACGGGATGAGGCGAACGGATTGGGTGATATGCCCTATCCGCCCAACTACCCGAAGATGCCGGGAGAACCGAAACGCGTTCAGCCGTCCCGGGATACCGATAGGAAGCAGTAGTGACGGTCCGCAGGATGTCGTGGCGGACGGCTGGGTTGTGGTTGGCTGCCGGAGTTGTCGCCGTATTGCTGCAGCATTGGCTGATACCACTCAACGCCCCGAATAGCTTCGGATTGTTCAGTAATGGTGGCGATCTGATGACCTACCGCTTCGGTGGGCTGCGGATCTTGCATCGAGAACTGTTGTACGCCGAGGAAATACCCGACGCAGGATGGTTCACCTACACCCCTTTTGCGGCAATGATCTTTGCTCCGTTGGGTTTTGTATCGCTGGGGGCGGCAAAGTTCATCTGGTTCCTGGTGAATCTGGCGGCACTGTTCGCCATCATCTGGCGCTGTTGGCGGGTCCTGGGATTCGTCGCGAATGCGCCGCTGGCCGCCGCCTGCGTGGGAATGAACCTGGTGGCCTGGGAAATTCAGCCGATTCACGGCACCCTGTGGCAGGGGCAGGTGAATCTCGTTTTGGCAGTGCTCATCATCTGGGACCTGACCCGTCCGGAGGGAGCCCGCTGGCGCGGCTGGTCAGTGGGTATTGCCTCCGGAGTCAAGCTCACAGCCGTCATCTTTGTGCCGTACCTGTTGATCACCCGCCAGTGGCGCGCCGTGGCGGCCGCGACCGCGACAGGTGTCGGCACCGTGCTGCTGGGATGGATTGTGCTGCCCTCTGATTCGTCCGATTACTGGTTGGGCGCGGTGCGCACCACTGGGCACATCGGCTCGCTGGACCATCCGGCCAATTCATCGATTGGTGGCGTGTTGGCCAACATCTATCTGCCGCAGCCCATGCCGACGTGGTTGTGGGTGCCGCTCGCGGGCGGCGCGGCGTTGCTGGGGATGGCGGCCGCGTGGCGGGCGCATCGGTCCGGCGAAGAGTTGCTCGCGATCACCGTTGTCGGCATGGTCGGCTGTGTTGTCTCGCCGTTGGCCTGGACGCATCACTGGGTGTGGACGGTGCCGCTGATGGTGTTGTTGGTCAACCAGGTCATGACAGCCCAGGGCAGGGCCAGATGGCAGTGGGCCGCGGCCACGGCCGTGATCGCGGCGTTGGTGTCGATGTGGTGGTACTGGGGCCTGTACGTGCGTGCGATGCGGCTGAACCCCGATTTCGAGTCGTACATCACCGGCTGGGATGCCGTCATTGCGCACATGTCGCGTGCCGAAAGGGTCTTCGACTCCGCCCTGTATCCGTTGCTGTTCCTCATGGTGGCGATGTGGGTATTGGCGACCAGATCCCCGCGTGCCGGTACCGTGCAGGAATGAAACGCTGGGCGGCTACCTGTGCCGTCGCGCTGTTCGCGGTGACTGGTTGTTCGGTATGGGACAAGCCCGAACCCACCGAGCCGTCGTACACGCCGCAACAAACCGGGGCGTCGCCGGTGCGTTATGACTCGGACCCGCTGGAGCAGCGTTTTCCCAAGCTGCCCAGGCCGGTGACGGGCGAGTGGGTGCAGGGCTTTTTCAGCGATGAGCCCCTGCCCGGCCCCAACACCACGTATTGGGTGGACGCGATCATCGAGATGCCGCCGCAGCAGCTGGCGGCGTATGTGGCGCCGTTCCGTTCGAGCATGGTGCTGGCCTCCAGGCCTCGCCTGTGGAAGACGCTGGATACAGGGGTGCCGTCCTCCGCCCAGTTCGAGCGCAGCGATGAACTGGACCGCATGCTGTCCACCCAGACCGACAAGGGCGGCTGGGAGGTCAAGGCCTTCGCGCCGAAAGACGGGTCGGTTCTGGTGCTGTCCGCGCGAGGTAAAGACGCGAGTTAGGACCGCGGGGTGCGACGGTTCCGCAGGCCGCGGGCCGGTTCGAGCACCTTCTCCTCGGTATCCGCGTCCTCGTTATCCGGGTCTTCGGTAGCAGCGTCTGCGCTCGCCTCGCCGGCAGGCTCAGTTGCCTCAGGCTCGTCTGGCGCTTCAGGCTTGTCGGAGGTGCTGGCCCCCTTGACGGTCTTCTTCTTGGCCGGACGGGCCTTGGGCGCCGGTGCGGGGCGCTCGGCCACGACGGCCAGCTGGTAGGCCGAGAAAGCCAGGAGGCCGATCGCCGCGGCGGCGCCGTACACCGCGAACTCCCAAATGCCGAAGCGATCCAGGTCCAGCCAAATTTCGGCGATCGCGGTACCGATGATCAGGGCACCGGCGAGGAAATGACCGGTGAAGGATGCGGCGCGCAATGTCAGCGCCAACTGTGGCGTCGCGAACTCGGGCCTGCGGGTCCGCCGCCAGGAGAGCAGAGCCGGTACCCCCGCGGCCGCCAGCAGCACGCCGGCGATGATGCGCATCCCGGTGCCGAAAGAGTGGCCGGTAGCGCCGTTCAACTCGGGCCAGCGGGGCAACGCGAAAAAGAAAAAAAGCAGTCCCGCGATCAAGGAGAGAGCGGCATGGCTGCTGGTCAAAGCGATGGTCGCCGTCCGGCGTCCGGCAGCCATTGCCCTCCTTGATGCGGTCCTGCAGTGGCGGAGGATAGGGGATTTGAACCCCTGAGGGCTGTTAACCCAACCCGCGTTCCAGAAGGGTAGCACGACCCGTATTTCCCGCTCAGGAGCCATTTCTCACAGATAGGGCAGGGTAGGTGTCCAGGGCATTCCTGAGAAATGGCTCCCCTATTGTGGGGATTTTGTGGGGACTTCTGAGGGGGAGTCACGGGCGACCAAGGGCTGCCGCCGCTCGGCCTAAATCGGCGGGATCAGTGTGCCCGTAGACGCGCAGAGCAAGAACGCCGCCATCTGCGTGCCCCAACCAGGTGGCGACATCCATCAAGGGGACGCCCGCCGAGAGCAGCCGCGAAGCTGCTGTGTGCCTCATGTCGTGAAGTCGGTACCCCGCAATGCCCGCCGCTTCCATCGACTCGTGCCACCAGGTATCCAAGCTCGACGGGGAGAGCCCGATACCGTTGTCCTTGGCGAGCACGGCCAAGTCGGCGTCGCCCTTCCAGCTCTTTCCTGAGCGTGCACGATCACCCGCTTGCAGCTCGCGGTGACGACGGAGAGCCTGAACAGTCTCAGAGGGAAGGAGCAGGGTTCGGCGCGCGGAGCCCGTCTTCCCTTTGTTCTTTTCTTCCGTTCCTCCCGTCACGGGGACGCGGGTTCGGTTAACACGAAGCGTCGGTTCATCGCCGTCGAGGTCGCGGATAGATGACCATCGCAGCCCCGCTAGTTCGGCGCGCCGTAGCCCGAGTAGCGCCAGCTCTATGAACGTGCCTCGTCGTAGCCTGACCCGTTCCGTACGGCCCTTCGCAGTCCCGACGCGGGGAGCGTGTGCGTCGATGAGCGCCCGAATCTCTTCGTTGGTAAGTCTTCGCCGAATGTCGATTTCATCCCCGCCGCCACTGGGTGTGTCGCTCGGAGCAACGTCATTGGCTTTGAAAGGTTGGACTAGCTCGACCACATTTCGGGGGAGAACACCCTGTGCCACAAGGTCTTTCCATACTGCCGACCACTTCGTACGGGTCGTGTTCGTGTATGTCACTGAGCGTTTCTGCACCCCCTCGACCTCCCCGTCGATGAGTTGCCTCAGCAGAGTCTCCACGTCCTGCTTGGTGACGGACTGGACGCGGCGGTCACCCAGCGCGGTCACGACAGGAGCGAGTGCCGCTTGCCGCGCGCTCTTCGTATTACGTTCTCCCCGTTGACCTTCAAGCCACTGTGCCACTGCCTGCTCAACGGTGAGCAGGTTCTTGCCGATGAAAGTCCCGTCCGCGACCTTTGCCTCAGTGGTGGCTTGCCAGTCGCGCGCTTCCGAGACAGTCTCAAATGTTTTCTCGGGCTGACCGCCGCCGACCGCACGGGCATCCGCGCGGGCTCGGTACCCATAACCTCTCTCGAAACGAGGTGTAGCTATCTTCTCGATACCTGGATAGCGTGTGGGCTCGCCCTTCATTCGCGCCATAGCAGGACAGCCTAGCGGGCACCCCACCTGACCTGCGCGGGGACGTGCAGCCGAGCTGATTGCCCGTGTCGCCCAGTCCATCTAGCGTCGAGTCATGTCCGAAAACCCCACCATCCGAAGCCATCTCATGAGCCTGGCCGACTCGTTCGACGAACCCCGCGCGCTCAATGGCCCCGACGCCGAGCGGTGCTCGGCTGCTGATCACGCCGAGGCATGGGCAGCGCTGACCACGGGCTGGTCTCGCATGCTCCAGGCTGCTCGCACCCTCCAGTCCCGCCACGCCGCCGACAGTCAGGATCCCGCGCTGTCCATGTGCGCAGACGCCGCGCGGGAAGCCGCTGTGGGCGAGTTGCGCTGGTGCTGGGCACGACTCGTGAACAAGTATGTCGGGGCGGTGGAGTCGGATGTCTGATTCGGAAGCACCCTTGACTCCCGACGAGCGACTCACCATTGCCGCCCTCTACACCAGTCTCGTCTTGTCCCAGAACCGAACAGTTCCAGGACTACTCGGCTCCGAGAGCCCGTGTTACCCCGACCTCAACATTTGCGGTCCCGAAACCTTGTCCCACAACGAGATTCCCGTAATGCGGGTGAGAGAGGGTTTAGAGACGGAGAAAGCATGCTGATTGGGTACGCGCGGGTGAGCACCGTCGAGCAGAGCACGGGCTTGCAGCTCGACGCACTCCACGCGGCCGGGGTGGAGCAGGTGTTCGTAGACGAGGGCGTGAGCGGGTCGGTGTCTTCTCGCCCCGAACTCGACCGCTGCCTGTCGATGTTGCGTTCGGGTGACACCTTGGTCGTGTGGAGATTGGACCGATTAGCGCGTTCCCTCAAGAACCTCTTGGAGTTGGTGGAATCCCTGTCCGCCAGGGGGATTCATCTCCGCTCATTGACAGAGAGCATCGACACCTCCTCGGCATCGGGTCGGCTCATCCTGTCGGTGTTCGGGGCTCTCGCGGAGTTCGAGCGGGCGCTCATCATCGAGCGGACGCAGGCGGGCCTCGCAGCAGCACGGTCTCGGGGAGCCCGTATCGGTCGGCCAGCGGCCATGACGACGGGCCAGGTCGAACAGGCGAGAACCTTGGTAAGTGCTGGGCACAGGGTGTCCGAGGTGGCCGAGAGCCTGGGGGTTGGGAGAAGCACGCTGTATCGCGTTCTGGGAGAAGCTAGTTGAGAGCGGCGGTCGTCGGGGAGTGGGTCATCGTCACGGGCGGCTGGAGCCTGTTCCGCACTTTGCGAGAGCAAGTGTTAACGCCCGAAACGGCGCGACAGGCAGCCACATGGTGCGAGGGGTTTGGTGATTATGATTCGGCTAGCGAATTGCGTTGGGCTGCTGGGGAAGCCGAGAAGTGGCGTCCCGAGCCCGAGGGCGGGCAGCCTCTCGGGGAGGGCGGCGACATCATTGACGTCATTGCGCGGATTGACGAGGTGCTTTCGATGGACTCGATGTCCTGGTCACCGCTGTCTGAAATCGAGGTTGCGAGAATCCTGGCAGGTGTGCGAGACGAGCCCCGCATACTGCCAGGCAGACACATCCACGCGGTGCCAGTCGGGGATGTGCCCGCCTGGCGGGACTGGTGGGATGGACTGTCAGGCGACGACCAGGCCGACACACCCTGGTACGTCGTGTGTTTCCAGTGCGGAGCGGTCGGGGAGCGCGAGGTGACGTGCGGGTGCGGAAATCCCAAGAGCTGAAGCATGTCCCGGTAACATCTGCCAGGTGACGAGAAGTCCAGTTCCGTACTTCGGCGGAAAATCCTGGTTAGCTCCGAGGCTGGCTGCGGTGTTACCCGCACATAAACACTACATCGAAGTCTGCGGGGGTAGCTTGGCCCTCCTGCTCGCCAAGAAGCCCTCCCGCCAGGAGACGGTGAACGACCTCGACGGGCATTTGATGACGTTCTGGAGAGTGTTACGCGACAGGCCCGACGAGCTGGAACGTGTGTGTTCCCTGACCCCTCACTCGCGGGCTGAAAGGACTCTAGCGCAAGAGATTTCGAGCAAACTGGATGAGCTGGAAATCGCGCGGCGGGTGTTCGTCGCGTTGACGCAAGGGCGGTCGGGGAGCCTCACGCGGACAGGGTGGAGGCATGACTTGCGGCCCGTGTCCACCCCGATGCCTGTCGTGTTGCAAAGGTATGCGGGTCGAATTGCTCAGGCAGCCAAGCGGATTCGGGGTGTGAGTTTGGAGTGCAGGCCAGCGGTGGAGCTGGTCGAGGCATACGGAGGGGCGCGGGACACCTTGCTCTATGTGGACCCGCCTTACGTGGTGGACAGGGGGATTCGGCGCGGCGGGGAGTACAGAGTTGAGATGAGAAGTGATAGGGCTCATCGCGAGTTGTTGGAGGCGTGCTTGTCGTGTGATGCGAGTGTTGTCGTGAGCGGGTACAGCTCGGCGCTGTACGACGGGATACTCGGGGGCTGGTACCGCTACGAGATTCCGATGTTGACGAGCCAGGGCTCTGGGGACGGTCGGCGGGTCGAGGTGCTGTGGAGTAACAGGCCGCTGGAGGGGCTGGGCGGCGAGGGGGAATTTCCGTTACAGGAGTCAGCTGGTGTTACGGAAATGCAACACCGTTGCGTGGGCTGCTCGGCGGTTCTGAGGCATCCCAAACGGGGGCGTCGGCGGCGCTGGTGCAGCGAGGCGTGCAGGATCGCGGGGTGGCGTGCTCGACGGGATATTGAGGGCGTGGAGGTCGAGGACGACGAGGTGGCGGGTTAGGGACTCGGACCGCCAGCTCGCGGTGTTATTGTGCGCCTAACTGACTACCTTGACGGGGGTGCGCGATGCC
Coding sequences within:
- a CDS encoding recombinase family protein — its product is MLIGYARVSTVEQSTGLQLDALHAAGVEQVFVDEGVSGSVSSRPELDRCLSMLRSGDTLVVWRLDRLARSLKNLLELVESLSARGIHLRSLTESIDTSSASGRLILSVFGALAEFERALIIERTQAGLAAARSRGARIGRPAAMTTGQVEQARTLVSAGHRVSEVAESLGVGRSTLYRVLGEAS